A stretch of Colletotrichum lupini chromosome 2, complete sequence DNA encodes these proteins:
- a CDS encoding nucleotide sugar dehydrogenase produces MRVTIDKPSFHSRSLSVPAPPTPPPEALGLNLPGFDTFKANFDLPLTPVTPPPEYKEHPFSHNDRVRDLSPVVDPNDQPLVAVIGVGYVGTHLVESFSAHYDVLGFDVSEKRIGEIREELPSERIRFTTSKTDLHEATHFLISVPTLLKADKSIDTSYLQSAIATVAQHARPGSTVVIESSVAVGMTRSLLGPVATAHGFYAGMSPERVDPGRIEPPCHAIPKIVSGLDDEIPGSLASVMRLYNQVFDRLVPVSRTEVAEMMKLYENCQRMMCIAFANEMADACIPHGIDPYEVAAAAASKPFGYMPYTPSLGVGGHCIPVNPYYLLSNSAFPLLEAAAEKMNARPAAIARRAIDSLTRDAKAGAASALVRPRVLVVGVGFKAGQSVLSNSPGVDLVKAFVRSGEVDVMYADPLVKQSAVPVAPRLADEKWNKETLETFDMIIVAFRQHGLDFGIMDELRGVKVEMWCP; encoded by the coding sequence ATGAGGGTCACCATCGACAAGCCATCCTTCCACAGCCGCAGCCTTTCTGTGCCGGCACCTCCTACACCTCCTCCTGAAGCATTGGGCCTCAACCTTCCCGGCTTCGACACCTTCAAGGCCAACTTTGACCTCCCTCTCACACCTGTCACGCCCCCGCCAGAGTACAAGGAGCACCCTTTCTCTCACAACGACCGTGTCCGCGACCTTTCTCCCGTCGTCGACCCCAATGACCAACCCCTCGTGGCCGTTATCGGCGTCGGCTACGTCGGCACTCACCTCGTCGAGTCGTTCTCTGCCCACTACGACGTCCTCGGCTTTGATGTGTCAGAGAAGAGAATCGGCGAGATCCGCGAGGAGCTCCCAAGCGAGCGCATCCGCTTCACAACCTCCAAGACAGACCTCCACGAGGCCACCCACTTTCTCATCTCTGTCCCTACTCTCCTCAAGGCGGACAAATCTATCGACACCTCCTACCTCCAGTCCGCCATCGCCACAGTCGCCCAGCACGCACGACCGGGTTCCACCGTGGTGATAGAGAGCTCCGTCGCCGTAGGCATGACCCGCAGCCTCCTCGGCCCTGTCGCCACCGCCCACGGCTTCTACGCAGGCATGTCTCCAGAGCGCGTCGACCCAGGACGCATCGAGCCCCCTTGCCACGCGATCCCCAAGATCGTCTCTGGCCTCGACGACGAGATCCCCGGGTCGCTGGCCTCCGTCATGCGCCTTTACAACCAAGTCTTTGACCGCCTCGTGCCCGTTAGCCGCACGGAGGTCGCCGAGATGATGAAGCTCTACGAGAACTGCCAGCGCATGATGTGCATCGCCTTCGCCAACGAAATGGCAGACGCCTGCATCCCCCACGGCATTGACCCGTACGaggtcgccgccgccgccgcctccaaaCCCTTTGGATACATGCCCTACACCCCTTCCCTCGGCGTCGGTGGCCACTGTATCCCCGTTAACCCGTACTACCTCCTCTCCAACAGCGCTTTCCCCCTGTTGGAAGCCGCCGCCGAGAAGATGAATGCGCGACCCGCCGCTATTGCCCGCCGCGCTATCGATTCGTTGACGAGAGATGCCAAAGCTGGAGCTGCCTCGGCTCTAGTACGGCCTCGTGTTCTCGTCGTCGGTGTGGGCTTCAAGGCCGGCCAGTCTGTCCTGAGCAACTCACCGGGTGTTGACCTCGTCAAGGCCTTTGTCCGCTCCGGCGAGGTCGATGTCATGTACGCGGATCCCCTCGTCAAGCAGAGCGCCGTGCCTGTCGCGCCTCGCTTGGCTGATGAGAAGTGGAACAAGGAGACCCTTGAGACGTTCGACATGATTATCGTCGCTTTCCGTCAACATGGTTTGGACTTTGGTATCATGGACGAGCTTCGTGGCGTCAAAGTTGAAATGTGGTGCCCGTGA